A genomic stretch from Amycolatopsis sp. 195334CR includes:
- a CDS encoding helix-turn-helix transcriptional regulator — MSSPLAENLARFRKARNLSQEELAAAASVGVDTVGRIERGERRTTRPATVAKLARVLAVTPDALLGLLPAAHAVRDAEIANLRQAITASAEVPGLDELADTDDVSDPAILAKAGHAAWRAYVDGRHGELLHALPVLLADARRLVHVTTGDANAAAQQLLSTAYRLGAGIAGRLDMDDLAWTAAERALIAARESDQPEIDSAISLRYLAWALIKQGRAEEAERVAVKAAERIEPRMLDRDTIRAGVFGNLLFNAAHAALRSGSGDRANDLLAIAQSAALRAGRDTATEAAIFGPRVAAFQAVDHAVRLGDPETALRLADRIAGPRGPVPAFWEAGHRLHLAHAAAQLRRDRSAVGLVSEARELAPDWVQRQPLGTTVMRGLVDRATRRRGRHFAELAAHYGVL, encoded by the coding sequence GTGTCGAGCCCGCTGGCGGAGAACCTGGCGCGCTTCCGCAAGGCACGCAACCTCTCGCAGGAGGAGCTGGCGGCGGCTGCCTCGGTGGGAGTGGACACCGTGGGGCGCATCGAGCGCGGCGAACGGCGGACCACCCGCCCCGCCACCGTCGCGAAACTCGCACGGGTGCTGGCGGTCACCCCGGACGCGTTGCTCGGATTGCTGCCCGCAGCTCATGCGGTGCGGGATGCCGAAATCGCGAATCTGAGGCAAGCCATCACGGCAAGTGCCGAGGTGCCCGGCTTGGACGAGCTCGCCGACACCGACGACGTCAGCGACCCGGCCATCTTGGCCAAAGCCGGCCACGCCGCCTGGCGCGCCTATGTGGATGGTCGCCACGGTGAACTGCTGCACGCCCTGCCGGTCCTTCTCGCCGACGCCCGACGCCTCGTGCACGTGACCACCGGTGACGCGAACGCCGCCGCACAGCAGTTGCTGTCCACGGCCTATCGGCTCGGAGCCGGGATCGCGGGACGGCTCGACATGGACGACCTCGCGTGGACCGCCGCTGAACGCGCCTTGATCGCTGCCCGCGAGTCCGACCAGCCGGAGATCGACTCCGCGATCTCGCTCCGCTACCTCGCGTGGGCGCTGATCAAGCAGGGACGCGCGGAAGAGGCCGAACGCGTGGCGGTGAAGGCCGCGGAGCGGATCGAACCCAGGATGCTCGACCGGGACACCATCCGGGCGGGCGTGTTCGGCAATCTGTTGTTCAACGCCGCCCACGCCGCACTGCGCTCCGGCAGCGGCGACCGCGCCAACGACCTCCTGGCCATCGCGCAATCAGCAGCGCTGCGAGCCGGTCGGGACACCGCGACCGAGGCCGCCATCTTCGGCCCCCGGGTCGCCGCCTTCCAGGCCGTGGACCACGCTGTTCGGCTCGGGGATCCGGAGACCGCCCTCCGGCTCGCGGATCGCATCGCCGGACCACGGGGCCCGGTGCCCGCATTCTGGGAGGCCGGCCATCGGCTGCACCTGGCTCACGCCGCGGCTCAGCTCCGGCGTGACCGGTCGGCCGTGGGGCTGGTGAGCGAGGCCCGGGAGCTCGCACCGGACTGGGTGCAGCGCCAGCCACTCGGGACCACGGTCATGCGCGGGCTGGTGGATCGGGCTACTCGCAGGCGCGGACGCCACTTCGCGGAACTCGCGGCGCACTATGGCGTTCTCTGA
- a CDS encoding helix-turn-helix domain-containing protein: MFDPACPSAETPIRIGDKWAGMVLICLEDGPRRFSELRVPMRGVTPKVLTETLRGLERDGMVVRTVYAEVPPRVEYELTPLGRTLFGPIAACREWAAKHLPEMLAAREAYARRS, translated from the coding sequence ATGTTCGACCCGGCCTGCCCGAGCGCCGAAACCCCGATCCGGATCGGGGACAAGTGGGCGGGCATGGTGCTGATCTGCCTGGAGGACGGGCCGCGGCGGTTCTCGGAGTTGCGCGTGCCGATGCGCGGGGTGACGCCGAAGGTGCTCACCGAGACCCTGCGGGGACTGGAACGCGACGGCATGGTCGTGCGGACGGTCTACGCGGAGGTGCCGCCCCGGGTGGAGTACGAGCTGACCCCGTTGGGGCGCACGCTGTTCGGGCCGATCGCCGCCTGCCGCGAGTGGGCGGCGAAGCACCTGCCGGAAATGCTGGCGGCACGGGAGGCGTACGCGCGGCGGTCGTAG
- a CDS encoding NUDIX hydrolase, with protein MDLLPFREYAASLNRKRTAAGVLLRDDRSRVLLVETTYKPEWEIPGGAVEAEEAPWATAARELHEELGITRTLGKLLVIDHIRTQGVMPEGLAFVFDGGLITEGEVGDIRSTDPEIQSVGLYTLGEAEALVKPTLHARISTALRAADIGATVFCEAGHPATTVPN; from the coding sequence GTGGACCTCTTGCCTTTCCGCGAGTACGCGGCTTCGCTCAACCGGAAGCGCACAGCCGCCGGCGTGTTGCTGCGTGATGACCGGTCGCGCGTGCTGCTGGTGGAGACCACGTACAAGCCCGAATGGGAGATCCCGGGCGGCGCGGTCGAGGCGGAGGAAGCACCGTGGGCGACGGCGGCCCGTGAACTTCACGAGGAACTCGGCATCACCCGAACCCTGGGCAAGCTGCTGGTCATCGACCACATCCGCACCCAGGGAGTGATGCCGGAGGGCCTGGCGTTCGTGTTCGACGGCGGCCTCATCACCGAGGGTGAAGTCGGCGACATCCGGTCCACCGACCCGGAGATCCAGTCCGTCGGGCTGTACACGCTGGGCGAAGCCGAGGCGCTGGTGAAGCCCACGCTGCACGCCCGGATCAGCACGGCCTTGCGCGCGGCGGACATCGGCGCGACCGTGTTCTGCGAAGCCGGTCATCCTGCGACGACCGTGCCGAACTGA
- a CDS encoding RNA polymerase sigma factor produces the protein MAAARTATRGGTKTTSAAKASPEGKDVDPETQPDGTAGEAKPAARKPGAKAGAKKAPAKGARTKKAAGKGDEAKGAEGEGVGEEIDEAALDADLADLESVEIDVVDATVSEEADEDEPEAEEAETPAAGTRGERTAAKGGKNANDPDFVWDEEESEVLRQARKDAELTASADSVRAYLKQIGKVALLNAEEEVELAKRIEAGLYAAERVRTAEEEGEKLTTQMRRDLKWIVRDGERAKYHLLEANLRLVVSLAKRYTGRGMAFLDLIQEGNLGLIRAVEKFDYTKGFKFSTYATWWIRQAITRAMADQARTIRIPVHMVEVINKLGRIQRELLQDLGREPTPEELAKEMDISPEKVLEIQQYAREPISLDQTIGDEGDSQLGDFIEDSEAVVAVDAVSFTLLQDQLQSVLQTLSEREAGVVRLRFGLTDGQPRTLDEIGQVYGVTRERIRQIESKTMSKLRHPSRSQVLRDYLD, from the coding sequence GTGGCAGCCGCAAGAACCGCAACCCGAGGCGGGACGAAGACGACCAGCGCCGCCAAGGCCTCGCCGGAAGGCAAGGACGTGGATCCCGAGACCCAGCCCGACGGCACCGCCGGGGAGGCGAAGCCCGCCGCTCGCAAGCCCGGTGCCAAGGCAGGCGCCAAGAAGGCCCCGGCGAAGGGAGCCCGCACCAAGAAGGCCGCGGGCAAGGGCGACGAGGCCAAGGGCGCTGAAGGCGAGGGCGTCGGCGAGGAGATCGACGAAGCCGCGCTGGACGCCGACCTCGCCGATCTCGAGAGCGTCGAGATCGACGTCGTCGACGCCACGGTGAGCGAAGAGGCCGACGAGGACGAGCCCGAGGCGGAGGAGGCCGAGACCCCGGCCGCCGGCACCCGCGGCGAGCGCACGGCGGCCAAGGGCGGCAAGAACGCCAACGACCCCGACTTCGTCTGGGACGAAGAGGAGTCGGAGGTGCTGCGGCAGGCCCGCAAGGACGCCGAGCTCACCGCGTCGGCCGACTCCGTCCGCGCCTACCTCAAGCAGATCGGCAAGGTCGCGCTGCTCAACGCCGAGGAGGAGGTGGAGCTGGCCAAGCGGATCGAGGCCGGGCTCTACGCCGCCGAGCGCGTGCGCACCGCCGAGGAGGAGGGCGAGAAGCTCACCACCCAGATGCGGCGCGACCTGAAGTGGATCGTGCGCGACGGCGAGCGGGCGAAGTACCACCTGCTCGAGGCGAACCTCCGCCTGGTGGTGTCGCTGGCCAAGCGCTACACCGGTCGTGGCATGGCGTTCCTGGACCTGATCCAGGAGGGCAACCTCGGCCTGATCCGCGCGGTGGAGAAGTTCGACTACACCAAGGGCTTCAAGTTCTCCACCTACGCGACCTGGTGGATCCGGCAGGCGATCACCCGCGCGATGGCCGACCAGGCCCGCACCATCCGCATCCCGGTGCACATGGTCGAGGTGATCAACAAGCTCGGCCGCATCCAGCGCGAGCTGCTGCAGGACCTCGGCCGCGAGCCGACTCCGGAAGAGCTGGCCAAGGAGATGGACATCTCCCCGGAGAAGGTGCTGGAGATCCAGCAGTACGCCCGGGAGCCGATCTCGCTCGACCAGACCATCGGCGACGAGGGCGATTCGCAGCTCGGTGACTTCATCGAGGACAGCGAAGCCGTGGTCGCGGTGGACGCGGTGTCGTTCACGCTGCTGCAGGACCAGCTCCAGTCGGTGCTGCAGACCCTGTCCGAACGAGAGGCGGGCGTGGTCCGCCTCCGCTTCGGCCTGACCGACGGCCAGCCGCGCACTTTAGACGAGATCGGGCAGGTGTACGGGGTCACCCGGGAACGCATCCGGCAGATCGAGTCGAAGACCATGTCGAAGCTGCGCCACCCGTCCCGCTCCCAGGTCCTGCGCGACTACCTGGACTGA
- a CDS encoding ABC-F family ATP-binding cassette domain-containing protein, whose protein sequence is MSRTRKSAHLQAENLGKTYAAQPVFEDVSLVVSAGQCLGVVGENGSGKTTLLHLLAGQLPPDTGTVSRHGSVALAGQELPFAEHDTVASLLDIALAGARAALAELDAASAALAEREPGADDRFDTALARAEELDAWDAERRADLALAGLGAPSDRGRRLAELSVGQRYRVRLACLLAEGVDILLLDEPTNHLDAAALGYLTGRIREYPGAVVLVSHDRMLLDEVCGSLLDLDPTAGGGPKVHGGGYTEYKREKAAERVRWEQRYALESGEAERLEHDAKAAANRLISSWRPDKGTNKHQRATRAPGQLHSVQRRIEALAGRRVPPPPERLSFACPDLTGTGQGVVLTASGVAVPGRLALREAIALSTGDRLLISGANGAGKSTLLNVLAGRLEPVSGAVWRAGSARIGLLSQESDFPDTAIGAAALYERRAAKLVARGQLSAGAVVPLKRLGLFSPADANRPVNRLSTGQRRRLALALLLLHAPHVLLLDEPTNHLSVTLVDELTEAIQRTPVAVVVASHDRQLRADLADWPSLELAA, encoded by the coding sequence TTGTCACGCACCCGAAAATCCGCCCATCTCCAGGCCGAGAACCTGGGTAAGACCTATGCCGCCCAGCCGGTGTTCGAGGACGTCTCACTGGTGGTCAGCGCCGGGCAGTGCCTCGGCGTGGTGGGCGAGAACGGCAGCGGGAAGACCACCCTGCTGCACCTGCTGGCCGGCCAGCTGCCGCCCGACACCGGCACGGTGTCGCGGCACGGCTCGGTCGCGCTGGCCGGGCAGGAGCTGCCGTTCGCCGAACACGACACCGTCGCCTCCCTGCTGGACATCGCGCTGGCCGGTGCGCGCGCCGCACTGGCCGAGCTGGATGCCGCGTCGGCCGCACTGGCCGAGCGGGAACCCGGCGCGGACGACCGCTTCGACACCGCGCTCGCCCGTGCCGAGGAACTGGACGCCTGGGACGCCGAACGGCGCGCCGACCTGGCGCTCGCCGGACTCGGCGCACCCAGCGACCGGGGCCGGAGGCTCGCGGAGCTGTCCGTCGGGCAGCGCTACCGCGTCCGCCTGGCCTGCCTGCTCGCCGAGGGCGTCGACATCCTGCTGCTCGACGAGCCGACCAACCACCTCGACGCGGCCGCGCTCGGTTACCTGACCGGCCGGATCCGCGAGTACCCCGGTGCCGTGGTCCTGGTCAGTCACGACCGGATGCTGCTCGACGAGGTGTGCGGCTCGTTGCTCGACCTGGATCCGACCGCGGGCGGTGGGCCGAAGGTCCACGGCGGTGGGTACACCGAGTACAAGCGGGAGAAAGCGGCCGAACGCGTGCGCTGGGAACAGCGGTACGCGCTCGAATCCGGTGAGGCCGAACGGCTCGAGCACGACGCGAAGGCGGCGGCGAACCGGCTGATCTCGTCGTGGCGCCCGGACAAGGGCACCAACAAGCACCAGCGGGCCACCCGCGCGCCCGGTCAGTTGCACAGCGTCCAGCGGCGCATCGAGGCACTGGCCGGGCGGCGGGTCCCGCCCCCGCCGGAGCGGCTGAGCTTCGCCTGCCCCGACCTGACCGGCACCGGGCAGGGCGTGGTGCTCACCGCGTCCGGGGTGGCGGTGCCCGGCAGGCTGGCCCTGCGGGAGGCCATCGCACTGTCCACAGGGGACCGTCTGCTGATCTCGGGCGCCAACGGGGCCGGGAAGTCGACCCTGCTCAACGTGCTGGCCGGCCGGCTGGAACCGGTTTCCGGCGCGGTGTGGCGGGCCGGTTCGGCCCGGATCGGCTTGCTGTCGCAGGAATCCGACTTCCCGGACACCGCGATCGGCGCGGCCGCGCTGTACGAGCGGCGGGCGGCGAAACTGGTCGCCCGCGGTCAGCTGAGCGCCGGTGCGGTGGTGCCGTTGAAGCGGCTGGGCCTGTTCTCCCCGGCCGACGCGAACCGACCGGTGAACCGGCTCTCCACCGGCCAGCGACGGCGGCTCGCGCTGGCGTTGCTGTTGCTGCACGCGCCGCACGTGCTGTTGCTGGACGAGCCGACGAACCACCTGTCGGTGACCCTGGTCGACGAACTGACCGAGGCGATCCAGCGCACGCCGGTGGCGGTGGTGGTGGCCAGCCACGACCGGCAGTTGCGGGCCGATCTGGCGGACTGGCCGTCGCTGGAACTGGCGGCGTAG
- a CDS encoding MFS transporter — MRSLAGLLSATALSFTGNSIVSVAVPWVVHARTGSATLAGLAAAAAIAPVALSAVFGGALIDRLGRRSCSIGADVCSALAVAALPLLDATAGLGIGLILVLVALGAVFDGPGSAAREALRPDVARHSGIPLSKVNAWGEAAEGAGALAGPGLGGVLLVTLGGFGTLWVAAAMFALAVVATVLTLPRHLSPPPPAEPEPYLRSVVAGLRFVVREPALRAVVLTGTIIVLFLAPFQSVVLTVHLRQTGEATGYGTVLAAFAAGGIAGAIGYGLLGDRLPPRAGLVAAVGVTGVLLTAFAALPPVGVLVALALVAGVVSGPVNPIAALIMQARTPEHLRGRVIGSSASLALAAGPLGLLVFGPLVDFGGPGLGYLVIGAGCLLAALYAATAPGLRTIPSDDKQGAPP; from the coding sequence GTGAGGAGCCTGGCCGGGTTGCTCTCGGCGACCGCGCTTTCCTTCACCGGCAACAGCATCGTCTCGGTGGCGGTGCCGTGGGTGGTGCACGCGCGCACCGGCAGCGCGACGCTGGCCGGGCTCGCCGCCGCCGCGGCGATCGCGCCGGTGGCGCTGTCGGCGGTGTTCGGCGGGGCGTTGATCGACCGGCTCGGCCGTCGTTCCTGCAGCATCGGCGCGGACGTCTGCAGCGCGCTCGCGGTCGCCGCGCTCCCCCTGCTCGACGCCACCGCCGGCCTCGGCATCGGGCTGATCCTGGTGCTGGTCGCGCTCGGCGCGGTGTTCGACGGGCCGGGCAGCGCGGCCAGGGAGGCGCTGCGGCCGGATGTGGCGCGGCACAGCGGGATCCCGCTCAGCAAGGTCAACGCCTGGGGCGAGGCGGCCGAAGGGGCCGGCGCGCTCGCCGGGCCCGGCCTCGGTGGCGTGCTGCTGGTGACCCTCGGCGGGTTCGGCACGCTGTGGGTCGCGGCGGCGATGTTCGCGCTGGCCGTGGTGGCCACCGTGCTGACGCTCCCCCGCCACCTCTCCCCGCCGCCACCCGCCGAGCCGGAGCCGTACCTGCGCTCGGTGGTGGCCGGACTGCGGTTCGTGGTGCGGGAACCGGCCCTGCGCGCAGTGGTGCTGACCGGCACGATCATCGTGCTGTTCCTGGCACCGTTCCAGTCTGTGGTGCTCACCGTCCACCTGCGGCAGACCGGGGAGGCCACCGGTTACGGCACGGTGCTGGCCGCCTTCGCCGCCGGCGGGATCGCCGGTGCGATCGGCTACGGCCTGCTCGGCGACCGCCTCCCGCCGCGGGCCGGGCTGGTCGCCGCCGTCGGTGTCACCGGGGTGCTGCTCACCGCTTTCGCCGCGCTGCCACCGGTCGGCGTGCTGGTGGCGCTCGCGCTGGTGGCCGGGGTGGTTTCCGGCCCGGTGAACCCGATCGCCGCGTTGATCATGCAGGCCCGCACCCCGGAACACCTGCGCGGGCGGGTGATCGGCAGTTCCGCCTCGCTCGCGCTGGCCGCCGGTCCGCTCGGGCTGCTGGTGTTCGGGCCGCTGGTCGACTTCGGCGGCCCCGGCCTCGGTTACCTGGTGATCGGCGCGGGCTGCCTGCTCGCCGCGCTGTACGCGGCCACCGCCCCAGGACTTCGCACGATCCCGTCCGACGACAAGCAAGGAGCACCACCGTGA
- a CDS encoding phosphotransferase encodes MLHTWDDLPTAVRAAIEAEAGSVTDVEVPAAGRNSDFAATLHTGHGMVFCKGIADAGGKRGRMHRHEADINPYLPPAVAPRLLWRAEADDWLLLGFQHITGHYADLSPDSPDLPFVAEAVSTMDKELAACAAPGVPELAKKMAWLSGWRRLRHQPPAELDRWSHDRLDLLVAWEADGVDAAAGDSLVHTDLHPLNLLVDDRRAWVIDWAWSHTGAAWVDAAHLVVRLIDQGHSPDAAESWAATTAAWSAASAEALTAFSVALLGTWTYLQHTDPLPMRARLTTTARRWAEHRLAVTERFTG; translated from the coding sequence ATGCTTCACACCTGGGACGACCTCCCCACCGCCGTGCGCGCCGCGATCGAAGCCGAGGCCGGATCGGTCACCGACGTGGAAGTGCCGGCGGCCGGGCGCAACTCCGACTTCGCCGCCACCCTGCACACCGGCCACGGCATGGTCTTCTGCAAGGGCATCGCCGACGCCGGGGGAAAGCGCGGGAGGATGCACCGCCACGAGGCGGACATCAACCCGTACCTGCCCCCAGCCGTCGCGCCCCGGCTGTTGTGGCGGGCCGAGGCCGATGACTGGCTGCTCCTCGGCTTCCAGCACATCACCGGCCACTACGCCGACCTCTCACCGGACTCGCCGGACCTGCCGTTCGTCGCCGAAGCCGTGTCCACAATGGACAAGGAGCTGGCCGCCTGTGCCGCACCGGGTGTCCCGGAGCTGGCCAAGAAAATGGCGTGGCTGTCGGGCTGGCGGCGGCTGCGTCACCAGCCACCCGCCGAGCTGGACCGGTGGAGTCACGACCGGCTCGACCTGCTCGTGGCCTGGGAGGCCGACGGCGTCGACGCGGCAGCCGGGGACAGCCTGGTGCACACCGACCTGCACCCGCTCAACCTCCTGGTCGACGACCGCCGGGCGTGGGTCATCGACTGGGCGTGGTCCCACACCGGCGCCGCCTGGGTCGACGCCGCTCACCTGGTCGTCCGTCTCATCGACCAGGGCCACTCGCCGGACGCCGCGGAGAGCTGGGCGGCCACGACAGCCGCCTGGTCCGCCGCCTCGGCGGAGGCGCTGACCGCGTTCTCCGTAGCGCTGCTCGGCACGTGGACGTACTTGCAGCACACCGACCCGCTGCCGATGCGAGCCAGGCTCACGACGACGGCCAGGCGGTGGGCCGAACACCGACTGGCGGTCACCGAGCGTTTTACGGGATGA
- a CDS encoding TetR/AcrR family transcriptional regulator: MDVHFGTRKSTLGIAADVLALDPTASLSGIAEAAGIGRTTLHKRYPKRQDLLLAVARDSIEQIWQALDETGVTADGPVTAETLRKFVEASVELSSRIAFLFRQPTLDPVKEIELAIDRLEETVDEFIGRAQRDGLLRADLPAWWVAASLNSVTYAAWESVVRGKLAPRDAPKLALDTARTGLGVR, from the coding sequence ATGGATGTTCACTTCGGAACGCGCAAGTCCACGCTCGGCATCGCGGCGGACGTGCTCGCGCTCGATCCGACGGCCTCCCTCTCGGGCATCGCCGAGGCGGCGGGGATCGGGCGGACGACCCTCCACAAGCGCTACCCGAAGCGCCAGGACCTCCTGCTCGCGGTGGCCCGCGACTCGATCGAGCAGATCTGGCAGGCCCTCGACGAAACCGGGGTGACCGCGGACGGACCGGTGACCGCCGAGACCCTGCGCAAGTTCGTCGAGGCCTCCGTCGAGCTCAGCTCCCGGATCGCGTTCCTGTTCCGCCAGCCCACGCTGGACCCGGTCAAGGAGATCGAGCTCGCCATCGACCGGCTGGAGGAGACCGTCGACGAGTTCATCGGCCGCGCCCAGCGCGACGGCCTCCTGCGCGCCGACCTCCCCGCGTGGTGGGTGGCCGCCTCGCTCAACTCCGTCACCTACGCGGCGTGGGAAAGCGTCGTGCGGGGAAAGCTCGCGCCGCGCGACGCGCCGAAGCTCGCGCTCGACACCGCGCGCACCGGGCTGGGCGTGCGGTGA
- a CDS encoding cytochrome P450, translating into MITLSDARLSTRIAAERAGAWLLRATGDEFARFDSPANRADPYPAYARLRERKALYRSKLGFRVAVTFEHCNLVLRDRRFGVQRADGGQPKFFDTITMARGPEIVLSFLELDPPEHTRLRALARPAFGPAKLDGYRPLIESIAHDLLDRATEDGGFDLITDFAGPLPIRVISELLGIPDVNAERFLAYGRVLAQALDGISSMRQVRELRTATDEMYTMFRALMAAKREHPEADVLTQLTEAHDAGKLTVPELLATCELLLVAGFETTVNLIGNSALALLSHPDQWALLREDPGLARAAAEETLRYDPPVQSTARVAHEDLELAGERVRANELVFTMLGATGRDPAVFADPEVFDITRTPEREHLAFSSGIHYCLGAPLARLEAEIALRVLAERLPEPALDGTPRRRPSAGIRGLLRFPVRNAPGKRLSVP; encoded by the coding sequence GTGATCACCTTGTCCGACGCCCGGCTGTCCACCCGCATCGCCGCCGAGCGCGCCGGCGCCTGGCTGCTGCGTGCCACCGGCGACGAGTTCGCCCGGTTCGACAGCCCCGCCAACCGCGCCGACCCGTACCCCGCCTACGCCCGGCTGCGCGAGCGGAAAGCCTTGTACCGCAGCAAACTCGGCTTCCGGGTGGCCGTCACCTTCGAGCACTGCAACCTGGTGCTGCGCGACCGGCGCTTCGGGGTGCAGCGGGCCGACGGCGGCCAGCCGAAGTTCTTCGACACCATCACCATGGCCCGCGGCCCGGAGATCGTCCTGTCGTTCCTCGAACTCGACCCGCCCGAGCACACGCGGCTGCGCGCGCTCGCCCGCCCGGCGTTCGGCCCGGCCAAGCTCGACGGCTACCGGCCGCTGATCGAGTCGATCGCGCACGACCTGCTCGACCGCGCCACCGAGGACGGGGGCTTCGACCTGATCACCGATTTCGCCGGCCCGCTGCCGATCCGGGTGATCAGCGAACTGCTCGGCATCCCGGACGTGAACGCCGAGCGCTTCCTCGCCTACGGCCGCGTGCTCGCCCAGGCGCTCGACGGGATCAGTTCGATGCGCCAGGTCCGGGAACTGCGCACCGCCACCGACGAGATGTACACGATGTTCCGCGCGCTGATGGCGGCCAAGCGCGAACACCCGGAAGCCGACGTGCTGACCCAGCTCACCGAAGCACACGACGCGGGCAAGCTGACCGTGCCGGAACTGCTGGCCACCTGCGAACTGCTGCTGGTGGCCGGTTTCGAAACCACCGTCAACCTGATCGGCAACAGCGCGCTCGCACTGCTCTCCCACCCCGACCAGTGGGCGCTCCTGCGCGAGGACCCCGGTCTGGCCAGGGCCGCCGCCGAGGAGACGCTGCGCTACGACCCGCCCGTGCAGTCGACCGCCAGAGTGGCGCACGAGGACCTCGAACTCGCGGGCGAGCGCGTCCGCGCGAACGAACTGGTGTTCACCATGCTCGGTGCCACCGGCCGCGATCCGGCGGTGTTCGCCGACCCCGAGGTCTTCGACATCACTCGAACGCCGGAACGCGAGCACCTGGCCTTCTCCAGCGGGATCCACTACTGCCTCGGCGCCCCGCTGGCCAGGCTGGAAGCCGAGATCGCCTTGCGGGTACTGGCCGAACGGCTGCCGGAGCCGGCGCTCGACGGCACCCCGCGACGGCGGCCGAGCGCCGGAATCCGAGGCCTGCTGCGATTCCCGGTCCGGAACGCACCCGGAAAACGGCTGTCCGTGCCCTAG
- a CDS encoding ROK family protein → MGENGRVEPSPPASPVPSDHLDGLATVLDLVRGGAARTRPELGRLSGFGRTVITQRVGQLTGCGLLEEGRLGPSSGGRAPRELRFRAEAGVVLAAELGATSIATAATDLTGRVLARREEPGDVALGPDAVLDRVEELFDELLTELDGGAPVWGIGLGLPGPVEFATGRPSAPPIMPGWDRYPVRDRLAARYAAPVWVDNEVNAMALGELRAGAARGQQDIIYIKIGTGIGAGLVSGGRLHRGSQGCAGDIGHAAVADDPVVVCRCGNTGCLEAFAGGAALARDGSTAAKEGRSEFLANRLAERGSLTAADLSTAAQSGDRTSVELLTQAGRLVGSLLATLVSFYNPALVIVGGGVSGAGDLLLATLRETVYRRSLPLATRELRIARSTLGDEAGLVGAAFMVIDELFAPERLAHWIDTGSPAGRPALVEIPR, encoded by the coding sequence ATGGGCGAAAATGGGCGGGTGGAGCCCTCCCCGCCGGCCAGCCCGGTCCCGTCCGACCACCTCGACGGCCTCGCCACCGTGCTCGACCTGGTGCGCGGCGGGGCCGCCCGCACCCGGCCGGAGCTGGGCAGGCTGTCCGGGTTCGGGCGCACGGTCATCACCCAGCGGGTCGGCCAGCTGACCGGCTGCGGACTGCTCGAAGAGGGCAGGCTCGGCCCGTCCAGCGGCGGCCGCGCCCCGCGGGAACTGCGCTTCCGCGCCGAGGCCGGGGTGGTGCTCGCCGCCGAACTCGGGGCCACCAGCATCGCCACCGCCGCCACCGATCTGACCGGCCGCGTGCTGGCCAGGCGCGAGGAGCCCGGCGACGTGGCGCTCGGCCCGGACGCGGTGCTGGACCGGGTGGAGGAGCTGTTCGACGAACTGCTCACCGAACTCGACGGCGGCGCGCCGGTCTGGGGCATCGGCCTCGGCCTGCCGGGTCCGGTCGAGTTCGCCACCGGGCGGCCGAGCGCGCCGCCGATCATGCCCGGCTGGGACCGCTACCCCGTGCGGGACCGGCTGGCCGCGCGCTACGCCGCGCCGGTGTGGGTGGACAACGAGGTCAACGCGATGGCGCTGGGCGAGCTGCGCGCGGGCGCGGCACGCGGGCAGCAGGACATCATCTACATCAAGATCGGCACCGGGATCGGCGCCGGGCTGGTCTCCGGCGGGCGGTTGCACCGCGGCAGCCAGGGCTGCGCCGGCGACATCGGGCACGCCGCGGTGGCCGACGACCCGGTGGTGGTGTGCCGCTGCGGGAACACCGGGTGCCTGGAGGCGTTCGCCGGCGGGGCCGCGCTCGCCAGGGACGGCAGCACCGCGGCGAAGGAGGGCCGCAGCGAGTTCCTGGCGAACCGCCTCGCCGAACGCGGTTCGCTCACCGCGGCGGACCTCTCGACCGCGGCCCAGAGCGGCGACCGGACCTCGGTGGAGCTGCTGACCCAGGCGGGCAGGCTGGTCGGCAGCCTGCTGGCGACGCTGGTCAGCTTCTACAACCCGGCGCTGGTGATCGTCGGCGGTGGCGTGTCCGGCGCGGGCGACCTGCTGCTCGCGACGCTGCGCGAGACCGTCTACCGCCGTTCGCTCCCGCTGGCCACGCGTGAACTGCGGATCGCCAGGTCCACTTTGGGTGACGAGGCGGGGCTGGTCGGCGCGGCGTTCATGGTGATCGACGAGCTGTTCGCGCCGGAACGGCTGGCGCACTGGATCGACACCGGCTCCCCCGCCGGCCGCCCGGCCCTGGTCGAAATCCCCCGCTGA